A genome region from Primulina eburnea isolate SZY01 chromosome 9, ASM2296580v1, whole genome shotgun sequence includes the following:
- the LOC140841393 gene encoding caffeoylshikimate esterase-like yields the protein MDFAYQEAYVKNSRGVQLFTCRWLPSSSPKALVFLCHGYGMECSNFMSGVGINLARHGYAVFGIDYEGHGWSMGPRCYIKKFDNIVDDCSNHFKSISAREEYRGKRRFLYGESMGGAVALLIHKKDPSFWHGAVLVAPMCKISEKVKPHPVVVSLLTQIEDVIPKWKIVPTKDVIDSAFKDPIKREEIRGNKLIYQEKPRLKTALEMLRTSMNLESSLNEVTLPFFVLHGEADIVTDPDVSRVLYEQSSSKDKTIKLYPGMWHGLTSGEPDNNIEIVFLDIINWLDKRSANDDTRDTRSVQDFSYSLVSDNLKTTASPTTVIRESNRKRSHGKYLCGLKGRSMHAHSAL from the exons ATGGATTTTGCATATCAAGAG GCGTATGTTAAAAATTCCCGAGGAGTGCAGCTGTTTACCTGCAGATGGCTGCCTTCTTCTTCTCCAAAAGCTCTGGTTTTCCTTTGCCATG GTTATGGCATGGAATGCAGTAATTTCATGAGTG GTGTGGGAATCAATCTAGCTAGACATGGATATGCTGTTTTTGGGATCGATTATGAAGGGCATGGATGGTCGATGGGCCCTCGCTGTTACATCAAAAAGTTTGACAACATTGTGGATGACTGTAGCAATCATTTCAAGTCAATTTCCG CCCGTGAAGAGTACAGGGGAAAGAGAAGGTTCTTATATGGAGAGTCAATGGGAGGCGCAGTGGCCCTGTTAATCCACAAGAAAGATCCTAGTTTCTGGCATGGTGCTGTCCTAGTTGCCCCAATGTGTAAG ATCTCCGAGAAGGTGAAGCCACATCCTGTAGTTGTAAGTCTTTTAACTCAGATTGAAGATGTGATACCCAAATGGAAGATAGTTCCAACCAAGGATGTTATTGATTCAGCCTTCAAGGACCCTATCAAACGAGAAGAG ATTCGTGGCAACAAACTGATATATCAAGAGAAGCCTAGACTGAAAACCGCGCTAGAAATGCTGAGAACTAGCATGAACCTTGAGAGCAGTTTGAACGAG GTGACACTACCATTTTTTGTTTTGCACGGCGAAGCAGACATAGTTACCGATCCCGATGTAAGCAGGGTGCTGTACGAACAATCCAGCAGCAAAGACAAGACAATAAAACTGTATCCCGGGATGTGGCATGGCTTAACTTCAGGCGAACCAGATAACAACATCGAGATTGTTTTCTTGGACATCATAAACTGGCTTGACAAACGATCCGCAAACGACGATACTCGAGACACGAGATCTGTCCAGGATTTTAGTTATAGCTTGGTATCTGACAATTTAAAAACCACGGCATCGCCAACGACGGTGATCAGGGAGAGCAACAGAAAACGTTCCCATGGGAAATATTTATGTGGCCTGAAAGGACGTAGCATGCACGCTCACTCAGCACTGTAG